The Corallococcus caeni region GTTCGTGTCCCGCTTGTAGAGAGGGAGTTCTTCTCCTTCGTATCTGAAGAGGAAGGGCTCCATCAGCCGGGCTAGCGCGCGATACTGCGGGGGGATTGACTTCGTCTGTGTATCGATGGGGTCTGGCCATTCATCGAGGGTGACGAGCACGCGGTCTCCGTCCATGGGGAGCACGGAGACCTCCGGGAAGGGGAGCGCGTTCCGGAGCGCGTCGATGCCGCCCATCTGTCCCAGTAAGGGCTGGCCCAGGAACGTGAGCCAGTACGGGCCCAGGGTTCGGGTTCCGAGGATGGAACTGAATCTCAAGGCATGAGGCGCATCCAGACCGGGGTATCGAGCGAGGAGCGCTTCAGTGATGTTCCAATCGCCTGCGGCCCAGGAGCCTTGTGCCGAGACAAGGGCGAAGCTGGCGTAACCAAAGTTGAAGGGCAGCTCACGAGCCAGCTCAAGCACCAGGGAGCGAAGGCGGGCCACTCCATGCTCCACGAGGTACTCCGTGGGGAACGTAAACGCCAAAGTCGTGACGGGCGCATCATGAAAGAGGCTGTCGAGCAGTCGCCCGTAGTATTCGACTTGATAGCCACCGGTTTCACTGGGGCTCTCCCTCAGCTCCACGGACCGGCTCCCGCCTCCAACACGCTCTGTTACGACATGGCGGTTGTGTTCCCAGCCTTCGGCATCCAGGGGAACCATGTCGCCATCCGCCGACGTGTACCAGTTGAGTGAGTCAGGCGGGATGGCATGAAGAAAGGTCTGGATCGAGCGCCAGATCGCGGGACCTACCTCCGTGTGTGCACGATGGATGAAGAAGGCCAGCACGATGCCATCTCGGCCTGCGAGCCAGTTGCCTCGATCGCGAAGTCGAATGACTGGGAATGCTGGACTCATCGCTCGAATGGCTCCATGCCTGCCTTGGGTGACACGAGCAGGGCCTGTCCACCCAGTGCCTTTTCGTAAATTGCCCCTTGGGACTCGTAGGCATAGGGGTTGTTGCTCCCATACTCCGTCCATCGTGGCGCATTGCTGTCCGGACAGGGGAACTTGAAGTCCAGGATGAGCACGGCCTTCAGCAGGTTGTGGTCGCCGTGAAGCACGAGGTCCGGCTTGAGGGTGCCTCGAAGTTCCTCGGTGCAGCCCTCTGCGATGAGCCGCGCTTCCTCTTTTCGACTCACCGTCTCCACCATCCGGGCGTTCGGGTAGTAGCGGTAGCGCTGCTCGATGCTGAAGGGCGCGGGCCACAGCTCCTTCAGCACCTGCTCCGCGCATGCCAGGGCGAGCACGTGCTTCCGCTTACCGAGTTGCATGGCCCGGGTGACGGGCTTGCCGCAGCGGTCCGTCTCCACCACCTCGGCGCACTCCTGCCGCGTCGGGGCCGGTCCTGGAAGTGGCGTGCGTTTCCCACCTGCTCGGCCTGCACGGCACACGCGGCGAGCTGCTTCTCGAGCTCATCCGCCTCGTGGTTCTCCTGCATCAACGCGAGCACGGCCGGTGGAATGGCCCGGAGCAGGGGAGACACGGCGGCCCGCGTGGCGGACGCGGACGCCTGCTCCGCCACGTAGGCCGCGTGACGCGCCTTCCCCGCGGTCTCCGAATCAACGAACTCCAGCTCCCCGTGCCTCGAACGCCGTGCCCCACCGGCACACGCCGTGAGCAACGCACACGCCAGCCACAGGGCCGCGAACCGGCTCACCGCTTGCCGCGGGCCAGCAGCATCACCGCGACCAGGATGGCGCTCATCGCCCCCAGGGTCAGCGGACCCAGCGTCTCTCCCGCGAACACCACGCCCAGCAGCACCGCCACCGCCGGGTTCACGTACGCATAGCTCGTCGCGAGCGCCGGCCTCGCGTGCCGCAGCAGATAGCCGTACGCGCTGAACGCCACCAGCGAACCGAACACCACCAGGTACACGAACGCCACCACCGCGCGCGGGGGCACCACGTCCGCCATCCGCTCCCCCAACACGAAGCTCACCGCCATCATCATCACGCCCGCGCTCAACATCTGCGTCGCCGGCGTCATCAACCCCGCGGGCATCGGCAACCGCCGGCTCCACACCGAACCGAAGGCCCACGTCGCCGGCGCCACCAGCAGCGCCAGCGCCGCCATGCCCCCGCCGCCCATGTCCCCACCCAGGTTCAGCAGCACCACCCCCGCGAAGCCCAGGCCCAGCCCCGCCAGCTCCGCGCGGCCCGGCTTCTGCCCGAAGGCCGCCCCGAAGATGGCCGTCCACAACGGCATGCTCCCCACCACCAGCGCCGCCACCCCGGACGGCACCCCCAGGTTCTGCGCGAACGCGATGCCCCCGTTGCCCATCACCAGCAAGAGGAAGCCCGTCGCCGCGCCCGCCCCCCACTGCCGCAACCCCGGCCCCGGCTGCCCCTTCAGCCGCAACCCCGCGAACAACAGCCCGCCCGCCAGCAGGAAGCGCAGCCCCGCCATCCGGAAGGGCGGGAAGCCCGTCAGCGCGAACCGCATCGCCAGGTAGGTGGACCCCCAGATGACGTAGAGCGAGAAGAGGCTGAACAGCAGCCGGCCCCGGTGGGGCGCGGGCTCGGCAACGTCGGGGGTCGCGGTCGCGGTCGTCACGGCGGCCGGCTTCTAACCCCCGCCACCCTCCAGGGCGATGTGCGCTTTGCCGTACCCGCCCCCCGGGCCAGGAAGCCAGCGCCCCGCCTGCCTGCCCTCCTGGACGGCGCGCCCGATTGAATGCCCCGGGCGTCCCTTTTAGAATTCTACAGGAGCCATGGAGACCCGGAGGTCGGGTCGACAGCTTTCCGGAGCGTGAGCGGGAATGCCCGACGAATTGGGTGAGCGCGAGAAGGAAGTCCTCCGGGCCGTGGTGCAGGAGTACATCACCACGGGCGGACCGGTCGGCAGCCAGCAGCTGACGCGGCGCGGAGAGTTCGAGGTCTCCTCCGCGACCATGCGCAACGTGCTCGCCGACCTGGAGGCCCTGGGCTTCCTGGAGAAGCCCCACACCTCCGCCGGCCGCGTGCCCACCGACCGCGGCTACCGCTTCTACGTGGACACCCTGGTGAAGCTGCGCGACCCCGCCCCCCGCGACCGCGAGCTCATCCACGCGGGCCTGGTCCACGAGTCCAGCCTGGACGACATCCTGTCGGAGGCGAGCCGCGTGCTGCACTCGCTCACCCGGCACGCGGGCGTCGTCCTCACGCCCCGCCCCGACGCCGCCGTGTTCCAGCGCATCGAGTTCCTGCGCCTGCGCGAGAACCGCGTGCTCGCCATCCTCGTGGGCCAGAACGGCCAGGTGCACAACAAGGCCCTCACCGTGGACTTCCCGGTGACGTCCGACGAGCTGATCAAAGCCAGCAACTACCTCTCCGAGCTCCTGCACCAGGTGCCCCTGGAGGAGGCGCGCGAGCGCATCCGCGCGGAGATGGACCAGGAGCAGGCCCTCTACAACGCGCTGACCGCCAAGGCCCTCCGGCTGGGCGCCGCCGCCACCGACCTGCAGACGCCCGAGCGCGTGCTCATCGAAGGCACCGGCTCCTTCCTGGAGCAGCCCGAGTTCGCCGACGTGGAGCGCATCCGCGCGCTGTTCCGCGCCCTGGATGAGAAGCACAAGCTGCTGCACCTGCTGGACCGCGTGCAGCGCACCAAGGAGATGCACGTCTTCATCGGCGCGGAGAGCGAGTTCTCCGCCGCCGGCGACGTCACCGTCATCGCCAGCCCCTACGGCACGGCGGAGGCGGTGCTGGGCACCGTCGGCGTCATCGGGCCCACGCGCATGGACTACCGGCGCGTGATTCCCCTGGTGAACTTCACCGCCCAGGTGCTCTCCAGCGTGCTGGAGAAGGTGTAGCGCCAGGGGCCCTACTGCGGCGCGGGCGCGTAGACGCGCAGCGCCGCGGGGGCGACCTCGAAGCGCATGGGCGTCATGCCCACGTTCTCCCCGTCCGCGTTCACCTCCATGGGCGGGTCCGTTTCCACGACGAGCCGCGAGGTGTGCAGGTGCACGACGGACTCGTGCTCCAGGTGCCCGCCGCTGCGCATGCCCAGCGCCACGCGCGCCAGCGTGGCCACGTCCTGCAGGTGGCCCAGCCCCGTGCGCTCGCCGCCGTCCGCCACGGACGGGGCGGTGATGGCGTAGACGTGGAACCGGCGGTCATCCAGCGTGGCGTCCGGCGCCACCATGTTGCCCGCGCCGTGGTAGCGGCCGTTGCCCACCACCAGCTGGAGCGCGTCCACCTCCAGTGTCTGCGTATCCGCCTGGAGCCGGACGTGGAAGGGCTGCAGCGTGCGCATCTCCGCGGCGGCGGCCATGGGGTAGGCCAGCTTCCCGGCGCGCTGCTTCAATTCCTGCGTGAGCCGCTTCGCGATGGCGGTGGTGAGCCCCAGGCTGGCGGCGTTGAGGAAGGGCCGCCCGTTGACGAGCCCCACGTCCACGCGCGCCGTGTAGCCCCCGGCGATGACGTCGCACGCGGCCTCCAGCGTGTCCGGGATGCCCAGCGAGCGGGCGAAGTCGTTGCCGGTGCCCAGTGGCACCACGCCCAGCGTCACGTCGCGGCCCATCAGCGCCTGCACCGCGCAGCTGATGGTGCCGTCACCTCCCCCCACGAGGATGCGGCGGGCCCCCTGCGCGATGGCCTCCTCCACGACCTTGCGCAGGCGCTTGGGCCGCGTCAGCGCGTGCGCGGCCATGAGCGGGATGCCGTGGGCGGCGAGCAGCTCGCGGGCGTTCTCGAAGGCGTCGCGCCCCGAGCGCGAGCGCGTGTTCACCACCAGGACCGCGGGCCCTTCATCCAGGTGGCGGAGGCGTGGCGGGGCGTTGAGTGCGGGTTCCAGGAGAAACCTCGGCTTTCTGTGCGGCGTCTCCAAGCTGCGCACGACAGCCCTCGGGCACCAGCGGGACCCGGGCGAAAAGGGCGGGGGCACTGTCCATTCCCCATCCCCGGGACACGGCATGCTTCCGTGAGTGGACAGGGGTAGGGCGCCAGCGGGTTCCCTCCCTGGGTAGGCGTGCTCACCTTCCAGGCGACGCGGACTCCGTGCCTCGGACCCGCGCCGGGACCGTTTCCAGGAGGGTTTTGCATGGCACGAGGAAGCAAGGAGAAGTACTCGGCGAAGCAGAGGCGCATGGCCGAGCACATCGAGAAGGGCTACGAGGACAAGGGCACCGGCGAGAAGACCGCGGAGGCCCGCGCCTGGGCCACGGTGAACAAGCTCACCGGTGGTGGACTGAAGGGTGGCTCCGGCAGCAAGGCGAAGGTGGCCCGCCGGCGTCCCACGGCCCGCAAGAACGCGCGCAAGGCCGGGCGCGTGGGCGGAAAGCGCCGCGCGGCCACCGCGAAGAAGAGCGCCACCTCCAGCCGCAAGCGGGCCACGCCCGCCCGGGCGAAGCGCACCACCACCGGCCGCAAGGCCACCTCGCGCACCGGCACCGCCGGCAAGCGCTCCACGGCCCGCAAGAGCAGCACGGCGCGCCGGGGCACCGCTCGCAAGAGCACCGCGTCCCGCTCCCGCGCGAAGCGCGGCGGTTCGCGCAAGTAGCGCCTCCCGGGCTCCGGGTGACGGGCTCCACCGGTGGCCACGGGTGCGTGGCCGCCGGGGGCGCTTGCAGTGCTTGCGTGACGTCAGCGCGACGCCGGGTCCTTCGGAGGCCACGGGTTCGTGGCCGCCTTCACGCTGTCCTTCGCCTCAGCGCGACTCCTCGTCCTTGGAGGTGTCCCGCGACGCCGCGTCCCACGGCCAGGCCTCGGGGTCCTCTTCCAGGCGGCGCAGGAGCTCCGCGGGGTCCTTCACCAGCGTGCGGCAGCCGGCCGTGCGCAGGTCGTCCGCGCGGAAGCCGCCGCACAGCACGCCCACGGACGCCAGGTGCAGCTTGCCCGCGGCGAGCGCGTCGTACGGCGTGTCTCCCACCACCACCACCGTGGCGGGGTCCGGCTTGCCCAGCTTCGCGAGCGCGGCCTCGAAGATGTCCGGGTGCGGCTTGCTCTTGTCGACCTCGTCCTTGTTCGTCTTCGCCTCGAACAGGCCGTCGATGCCGCACAGCTCCACGTAGCGCTTGAGCTCGTCGTCCTTGGCGCTGGAGGCCAGGGCCACCTTGCGGCCGCGCTTGCGCAGCTGCTGGAACAGCTCCTTCACGCGCGGGAAGGGGCGCACCTTGGGCAGGAACTCGCGCTTGAAGAGCGCGGAGCGGTACTCCTCCAGGTCCTTGCCGAAGCGCTCCAGCTCCTCGTCGTTGAAGAAGACGGGCAGCAGCTGGTCGGCGCCCTTGCCAATCTGGCTGCGCACGTGCGCGAACGGGATGTCCCGCCCGAACTCGATGAACGACCGGCGCCAGGCCTCGGCGTGCTCGTCCACCGAGTCGATCAGCGTGCCATCCACGTCGAAGATGACGTTCTCAACCATGCGCGGCGAACCTCCGCCGCCCAAGGTGGCGATGGCTGACGGAACGGTCAACCGCCCGAGGGTGGCTTCGGTCCACTCTCCTGCGCTTCGCTGTCCACGAGTGTCCGGGTCTGCACGCTGTATCCGTCCGGCGTGGCAGGGGTGAAGGCGTCGTTGGGCAGCGAGCCCTTCAGGTCCACCTTGGACAGCACCGTCTCCCCCTGCTTCGCGTCCCCCAGCCAGCGGGTGAGCTTTCGCGGCACGCACAGGCCCAGCGAAGCGTCGCAGTGCTCCTCCTCCATCCGCACCTCCGCCCGGGTGCCGTCCGGCGCGCGCGTCTTCTTGGCCAGGAAGTCCAGCGTGGGCCAGCGCAGCACGTACGTCACCTCCACGCCGCCGCCCGCCTCGCCCTCCAGCCCCATGGACAGCTCCACCGCCTCCTTCGCCTGGGGC contains the following coding sequences:
- a CDS encoding DUF3396 domain-containing protein, whose amino-acid sequence is MLAFFIHRAHTEVGPAIWRSIQTFLHAIPPDSLNWYTSADGDMVPLDAEGWEHNRHVVTERVGGGSRSVELRESPSETGGYQVEYYGRLLDSLFHDAPVTTLAFTFPTEYLVEHGVARLRSLVLELARELPFNFGYASFALVSAQGSWAAGDWNITEALLARYPGLDAPHALRFSSILGTRTLGPYWLTFLGQPLLGQMGGIDALRNALPFPEVSVLPMDGDRVLVTLDEWPDPIDTQTKSIPPQYRALARLMEPFLFRYEGEELPLYKRDTNQWIQRHLYTPSTQCD
- the yedA gene encoding drug/metabolite exporter YedA, encoding MTTATATPDVAEPAPHRGRLLFSLFSLYVIWGSTYLAMRFALTGFPPFRMAGLRFLLAGGLLFAGLRLKGQPGPGLRQWGAGAATGFLLLVMGNGGIAFAQNLGVPSGVAALVVGSMPLWTAIFGAAFGQKPGRAELAGLGLGFAGVVLLNLGGDMGGGGMAALALLVAPATWAFGSVWSRRLPMPAGLMTPATQMLSAGVMMMAVSFVLGERMADVVPPRAVVAFVYLVVFGSLVAFSAYGYLLRHARPALATSYAYVNPAVAVLLGVVFAGETLGPLTLGAMSAILVAVMLLARGKR
- the hrcA gene encoding heat-inducible transcriptional repressor HrcA — encoded protein: MPDELGEREKEVLRAVVQEYITTGGPVGSQQLTRRGEFEVSSATMRNVLADLEALGFLEKPHTSAGRVPTDRGYRFYVDTLVKLRDPAPRDRELIHAGLVHESSLDDILSEASRVLHSLTRHAGVVLTPRPDAAVFQRIEFLRLRENRVLAILVGQNGQVHNKALTVDFPVTSDELIKASNYLSELLHQVPLEEARERIRAEMDQEQALYNALTAKALRLGAAATDLQTPERVLIEGTGSFLEQPEFADVERIRALFRALDEKHKLLHLLDRVQRTKEMHVFIGAESEFSAAGDVTVIASPYGTAEAVLGTVGVIGPTRMDYRRVIPLVNFTAQVLSSVLEKV
- a CDS encoding lipid kinase produces the protein MVNTRSRSGRDAFENARELLAAHGIPLMAAHALTRPKRLRKVVEEAIAQGARRILVGGGDGTISCAVQALMGRDVTLGVVPLGTGNDFARSLGIPDTLEAACDVIAGGYTARVDVGLVNGRPFLNAASLGLTTAIAKRLTQELKQRAGKLAYPMAAAAEMRTLQPFHVRLQADTQTLEVDALQLVVGNGRYHGAGNMVAPDATLDDRRFHVYAITAPSVADGGERTGLGHLQDVATLARVALGMRSGGHLEHESVVHLHTSRLVVETDPPMEVNADGENVGMTPMRFEVAPAALRVYAPAPQ
- a CDS encoding transcriptional regulator, with amino-acid sequence MARGSKEKYSAKQRRMAEHIEKGYEDKGTGEKTAEARAWATVNKLTGGGLKGGSGSKAKVARRRPTARKNARKAGRVGGKRRAATAKKSATSSRKRATPARAKRTTTGRKATSRTGTAGKRSTARKSSTARRGTARKSTASRSRAKRGGSRK
- a CDS encoding HAD family hydrolase, producing the protein MVENVIFDVDGTLIDSVDEHAEAWRRSFIEFGRDIPFAHVRSQIGKGADQLLPVFFNDEELERFGKDLEEYRSALFKREFLPKVRPFPRVKELFQQLRKRGRKVALASSAKDDELKRYVELCGIDGLFEAKTNKDEVDKSKPHPDIFEAALAKLGKPDPATVVVVGDTPYDALAAGKLHLASVGVLCGGFRADDLRTAGCRTLVKDPAELLRRLEEDPEAWPWDAASRDTSKDEESR